The window AATTGCACTTTTCTCTATTCTTGACACTTGCGCTTGTGAAATACCAACAATAGTTGCTACTTCCATTTGTGTTTTGTCTTTGTAATATCTCAGGTATAAAATCTCTTTTTCGCGTTTTGTGAGCCTGCTCAAGGCATCTTTCAATGATATCTCTTCAAGCCATACACTTTCGCAAGATTTTTGGTCACTGACTTGGTCAACCACATACATTGTATCAGTGCTATCTTGGAAGACTGGTTCATAGAGGGAAATAGGTTCTTGAATAGAGTCAAGAGCAAAAACAAGGTCTTCCTTTGATATAGAAAGCTCTTTGGCTATTTCTTCTAATGATGGTTCTCTATTATTTTGGCTTATAAACTTTTCTTTTATTTTAAGTGCCTTATAGGCTGTGTCTTTCAATGACATTGATATTCTCATTGTATTGTTGTCCCTAAGATACCTTCTTATCTCCCCAATTATCATTGGCACTGCATATGTTGAAAATTTGACATTTTGGGATATGTCAAAGTTGTCAATAGCTTTGATAAGACCTATGCAACCAACCTGAAAAATGTCATCTAAATTTTCACCACGGTTTGCAAACTTTTGAACAACACTTAAGACAAGTCTCAAGTTACCTTCTATGAATTGTTTGCGCGCTTCTTTATCTCCATTTTTCATTCGCTTTAAAAGTTCAACTTTTTCCTCATGACTTAGTACAGGGAGAGTGGAAGTGTTAACCCCACAAATCTCTACTTTGTTCAAAATACTACCTCCCCCTTTTTTCAAAAGTTTTGCTAAGGTTTATTATTTACTGTGAGGGAGGCAATTATTCTGAAAGTAATTTTCATCTTATATAATCTTTGCCAGTTCTTTTTTAAGCCTTGTAATAATCTTTTTCTCAAGACGTGAGATGTAACTTTGAAAAATCCCCAGCAGTCAGCAACCTCTTTTTGTGTTTTTTCACCTTCATCTCCAAATCCGAATCTTAACTCAACAATTCTTTTCTCTCTCTTTGGAAGTTTTTGTATTGCTTTTAAGAGCGCTTCTTTTTCTATATTGTTTTCAATACTGCTATAAACACCTTCTGTGTCAGTTCCCAAAACATCAGAAAGCAAAAGTTCATTCCCATTCCAATCAATATTCAATGGCTCGTCTATCGAAAGTTCAAGTTTTCTGTGAGAGTTTCTCCTTAAGAACATTAAAATCTCATTTTCAATACACTTTGACGCATACGTTGCAAGCTTGATATTTTTGTGAGGGTTATATGTATTTATTGCTTTAATCAGACCAATTGTTCCAATTGGTACCAAATCTTCAAGGTTGACCTTGGTATTTTCAAATTTCCTTGCTATATACACAACAAGTCTCAAATTTCTCTCAATAAGTACTTTTTTAAGTTCTTCCTTTCCTTCATAATGAATCTTATTCAAAACCTCAGTCTCTTCTTCTGGAGTAAGTGGAGGCGATAATGTTTCACATCCACCAACATAAAATAATTCAGTTATTTGTGAATCAGAAAGCTGAAAACCAAGCTTTTTTAAAAGGCCCAAAACATAATTCAAAAGTCTTGATCTAAATTCCATTCTTTACCCCTCCTTAAAAATCAGATTAAATCAGGACCAAGCAAGGTTGAATACCTGCTTGATATCTTTTTGTCATATAGGGCAATTGCCACGTCCTTCTTTGTCCATGTACTTTTGTTGTCTGAGATGTAAAACTCATCAGGTATTACTCCAACTAAAACTCCATGTTCCTGTCCAATAGAGTTATAAGGAATGAGAACAATTCTGTTGCCAAGCTGTTTTTGAAGATTTTCTAAATTTTGAGCAGATATATCTGCTTGCTTACAATTTTCGTTCAATAAATCTTTCTCAATTATCACCACAGGTCTTCCTGAAAACGGCTCTCTTAGATTATTCCCTGTATCAACATAGGCTATGCAGTTGTATTCTGCGTCATTTATCTTGAATTTTATGTATCTCATAAGGGATTCTTTGTATTATTCTCTTGACTATTAGCTCATATGAGAGTTTAAGCACAATCAAAGAACAACCAAGAGCTATTAGTACATTTTTAAGTTTTATTTGAATACCAACCACAAAGGTATCTTTTGTTATATAATAGAGGAAAAACACCATACCACCAAACATTATTGTGACAAGATAAAAACTCAGGAGCTGTCTTAGAAAGACTAAAAATTCTTTTGGCCAAAAGGTAAGATACACAATTAATACAGACACAACCATCTTGCCAAATACTGAATATAAGAACTGCATGAGAGGATAAAACTGTAAAAGAGAATAGATTGAGGCAATAATACTTCCTAAAAGAATTCTGAAACTATTAACGTTTGTTTTTGTAAAATATGCAGTTGTCAGCAAGATAAAGTAGTTGATAACCAGGTTTTCCAGAACATAAACGTCAGCATAAATAATCATGTTTTATTCAAAATATTGTGCCTTTCAGAATGGTATTTCTATGTAATAATTATACTTCTCTACAAGTAAAATTTATGTCAAAATACAAAATAAACTAAATTTTTCTTTCTTACAAATTCCCTTACATTTCTACATTAAAAAACCCCCTGCCATATTACAGGGGGATTTCATTTCATTTTGACTTGTTTTTTATTTTTTGTTCTTCAAGAATATTGGTATCTCAAATATATCATCGTCCTGGAAAAGGCTCTGCAAATTACCCACTTTTGATGAAGAAATCTTACTGCTCTGTTGACTCTGCTGGTTTTCTTCAATGGAATCAAAGCCAGTTGCAATGACAGTGACTTGTACTTCATCCTTCATCTCTTCGTTGAACACAATCCCCATGATAAAGTTGACATTCTCATCCGCCTCAGATGAGATAAGTTCATTTGCCTTTTCAATCTCATCAAGCAGAAGCTCTTCTGGGTTACCTGTATAATTTACTAAAACTCCCTTTGCACCTTTTATTGATGTTTCTAAAAGCGGGCTGTTAATAGCCTGCTCCAAGGCCTTTAGAACTTTATCATCGCCCTTTGCCTTCCCAATACCCATATGTGCATATCCTTTATTCATCATAATAGCTCTAACATCTGCAAAGTCAACATTGATAAGCCCCGGATTTAATATTATATCAGAAATGCCCTGAACACCCTGCCTTAGAACATCGTCTGCCATTCTGAAGGCATCTGATATTTTTAGACTCTTATTTGTTGAGAGCATAAACAGCCTATCATTAGGCACAATTATTATGGTATCTACAATCTTCTTGAGCTCCTCAATTCCCTTTTCTGCATTGATTCTGCGTTTTGCACCTTCACTCTTAAACGGCTTTGTGACAACTGCAACAGTCAATATTCCAAGCTCTTTTGCAATCTCAGCAACCACAGGTGACGCACCTGTTCCTGTACCACCACCCATACCCGCTGTTATAAATACCATGTCAGCACCTTTTAAAACCTGCGCAATGTCTTCTTTGCTCTCCTCTGCTGCTTTTCTCCCAATTTCCGGATCGGCTCCTGCTCCAAGTCCTTTTGTTATCTTTTCACCTATTTGAATCTTATAATGAGCTTTAGAACGCTGCAGAGCTTGTTTGTCTGTATTTACTGCAATAAATTCAACTCCAGAGACTCCAACATCAATCATCCTATTTACTGCATTATTACCCGCCCCACCAACACCAATTACTTTTAGCTGAGCAACAGTCATTTTTTCAGTGTCAAAACTAATCATTCTTGTTCTCCTCCTTAGTTAAACTCTTGTTTTTTAGCAAAAGCACTCTTCGCATCTCACCAAAGTTCTGAAAAATTCTGACCCCAAACGCCACAACTGCCGCTTGGTACAAAGGAATACCAAGCTTGTCGCCCAAATATGCAAAAAGCATAGCAATTAATGTATTTCCAACAAAACCTGAGATAAATATGTCAATTTTAAAATCACCCTTCAAGGTCGATTTCAAAGCACCAAAAATTGAATCAAGTGCTGCAAGAAGTCCTACCGCAACATATGAGGAATAATCCTGTGGAATACTCACTGGAATAAACATTCCTATTAAGATACCTATTACCAATGCAAGTATAAGTACAACCATCTTCTCATCAACTTCCCTCACTCTTTATCTTTGCGTAATTGAATTTCAAAGTCCCTGTATACCTTGGAATTACAATATTTGAAGCTTCTTCAATTTTAACCTCAATAGAAAACTCTTTTAAAAGATCTATAATACCACCCCGCATCATCAGTGAATTTTTCAAAATTTTGGGATCACCAATAGCCTTTATTATGTACGGGGCAGAATAGCGTGTATTGTTTATACTGATTGTTGGACCTGCGCATCTTATCTCTGTTGTAGCCACTATTCTCTGGTCATTTATTGATATTGCCTCAGCTCCTGCTGCCCTCAGTTCATTTATAACCTGCAGGATATCTGAATCATGCAAAAGAAAGCTGTTTGGGTCAACATTCGGTGTTGCAGGAAGCTTACTGTCGTCAAGTGTAATTATTATACCAGGTCCCTCAACGTCTGTAAGTCCCGCCAATATCTTTACCTTGTCAAGTTCATCTTTTAAAAGCTCTGTCGTCTTGCTAATACTTGCGGCAGAATCTTGGTACTCTTTAATCTTGCTCTCCAGCTCATAGATTTGAGCCCTCAAACTGCTATTTTCCTTTCTCAGCTGGTTTATCTGTTCAGCAAGTTCAATGGCTCTTGCTTTTTCAAGGTTTTTCAGTTCATTGCTCTGTTTAACACTCTTTATCTGCATTGAAATTAAAATTCCTAAAATGAGTAGTAAAATCGCAGTTGCAATCTGTCCACCTGTTGGTTTTTTTACCTTTAATTTCATAATAATTAGTTTTCCTCCTCAGTGTTTGGACTAAATGTGGCTATTCCATTTGAATTAAGAGTTATTGTCCCTTCTATACGTTTCGGAAGCTTGTCATACACACTTTTCAAAAGCTTCAATTTATAATCTATCTCTGAGATATCTCCTACTTTAACCAGCAGCTTGTCCATTTTAAGTTCAACGTTGTTGATATTCTTCAATAAAACAACAACATGGTCAACATCAAATTTCCTAAAAACATCAAAATTTTTCAAACTACTTGCCACCTGCAGACCCTCATCAAGTAGAAGATGATCCTCTACATCAAGTTTTTTGCCAACCATCGCCTCATTTACTTTAAGTCCTTCAAATACTATTGTTTTTTTGGGTAAGTCCCCTTCTATTCTTATTACATACCCATTTTTATCAATTTCTATATAAGAATTTAAATACTTTATAAGACCAATTGTTTCTTTTTCATAAATCTCCAAAACTAATACATTTGGTAGACGTCTTGTAATCCTGATATCTTCAATTTCTGGATTTTCTAAAAGTTTTTGTCTAATTTCTTTTGTATTTATACTCAGTATATTCTGATTTTGATATTGTTGTAGTATTTTTATAATATCATCTTTTTTGACTCTTTTCAAATTATGTATACTAAATTCTTTCACGTTAAAGTAATCTAATCTGAAAACAAATACAAGTGTTATCAGAACTAAAAGCAACAATACAATAATCTTTCTCACCAATCTACCCATTTGTCATTTTCACTCACCTTATGATATCAAATACAAATTACAATTTCAGTGTATCCTTCTAATCTTAGCACCCAAGGCTGAATATTTCTCTTCTATCCTTTCATATCCCCTGTCAATATGATCAACCCCTAAAAGCTCTGTTGTGCCTTCAGCACAAAGTCCTGCAATTAAAAGCGCCGCACCACCTCTTAAATCCTGTGCAAAGACCTGACATCCTCTTAGCTTTTCTACCCCATTTATAATGGCTATATCTTTTTCCACGTGTATTCTCGCGCCCATCTTATTGAGCTCTGGAACATGTTTGAACCTGTTTTCGAATATTGTCTCCTTTATTATTGTCATACCCTCTGCTACAGAAAATACACTGCAAACTGGTGCCTGAAGGTCTGTTGGAAACCCTGGATAGTAGTGTGTTGTTATTCTTTGATTCCCTTTTAGCCTTGCTCCTTTATTTTACACCCTGCACCTTTTAGAATGTGGAGTATAGAATCTAAATGACGTGGCAAGACACCTTTTAATAATACTTCTCCACCACAAGCTGCAACTGCGCAGAGATATGTCCCAGTAACAATTCTATCAGGAATGACTACATGTTCAACTATGTTATTTTTTAGTTCTTTTACTCCTTCAATTTTAATTGTGTGTGTACCGGCACCTTTTATTCTGGCTCCAAGCTTGTTTAAAAAATGGCACAGATCTGCTATCTCTGGCTCCTTTGCAGCGTTTTTTATTATAACCTCACCATCACAAAAAATTGAAGCAAGTATAATATTCTCGGTCGCTCCAACAGATGGTAGTGGCAAAAAATATTTCCCCGCTTTTTACAACATCACATCTGCATTCAATTGTGTTGTCATACTCAAAAACATCTATGCCAAGCTGCAAAAATGCAGATATATGAGGATCAATTGGTCTTTGACCTATCTCACACCCCCCCAGGATAGTTTGTAAGTCTTACTTTCCTAAACTTGCTCAAAATTGCTCCAAGAAATAATATACTTGAGCGCATCATCTTGGCATACTGTGGGGGTATTGTAAATTTGTCAACTGAAGCCGGATCAATAAAGGCAATATCGTTTTCAAATTCTGTTTTGCATCCAAGATATTCAAGTATCCTAAGCGTGTGTCTTACATCAGCAATGTCAGGTACATTTTTAATTATAACCTGTCCTTTTGCTAAGATAGAGGCTGTCAAAATAGGAAGAGCAGCATTTTTTGATCCCTCAACATCAATTTCACCATTTAAAAACGTTGGACCGTCAATTATAAGTTTTTCTTCCATGTTTACACCTAAATAGGTTCCATATGTGTCGCATATTATTTTATTCGTAAGCCTTGATATTTGTTACAATGATAGATATTCTTCAATAAGTTTTCCTATATTCTGGGTAGCATCAGGTTTCCCCAACTTTTTGCTACTATTGCTCATTCTTTCATACAAAGCTTTGTCGTAAATAAGTTTTTCAAGGAAAAGCTTAAGCTTGTTACTTTCTAATTCATTTTCGAGGACAACAAAACATGCTCCTTCTCTTTCAAGAAATCTTGCATTGTACTCTTGGTGGTTGTTTGCTACATATGGTGAGGGAACAATTATACTTGGCTTCCCCAGCGCAGTTATCTCTGAGATTGCAATTGCCCCTGCTCTTGATATTACAACATCTGAGGCGGCCAAGTATCTTGGCATGTCCGAAATATATGGCAGTATTCTGATGTTGGATTTTACCCCTAAACCATCTGCAAAGTCCACAGCTTCTGAATATTTTTTATCGCCTGTTGAGAGAATAAAATATACATTCTTATCATTCTCAAATTCCTTGGCAAGCTTAATCACTGCTTTATTGAGATTCTCAGCCCCTCTACTACCGCCAATTGCTAAAACCACTGACTTGTCTTCCACACCTAACGAGCTTTTTGCAGCTTCTTTGCTGTAAGAGAAAAGCTCAAGTCTTATAGGGTTACCTGTCAGTACTACATTGCTTGAATTCTTGAAAAATCTTCTGCTCTCTTCAAAGCTGATCAAGATCTTATTACAAAATCTTGAAATTATTCTATTTGCAAGCCCGGGATGTGCATTTTGTTCATGCAGCACTATTTTAATCCTTAGCTTTTTTGCTGCAAGTGCAACAGGAAGAGATACATAACCTCCTGTTACAAAAACTAATTCGGGCTTTACCTTCTTTAATATGTGCAGAGCTTGTCTGTAGCCATTTAAAAACTTAATAAATACATCTGCATTCTTTAAACTCAAACTCCTTTTTAGCCCCTTTGCCTGAATGTATTCTATGTGATATCCATGCTGAGGCACTATCTTAGATTCTAATCCTTCATGCGTGCCTATAAATACTATATCCAATCCACTATGTCTTTTCCTTAGATAATCAGCAACAGCAAGCGCTGGATATATATGTCCACCAGTACCTCCACCGCTGAAAACAATAGTTATTTTTTCTTGGTTCATTTTAACACCTTAATCCTCCTTGAAATGCTCAAAAGTATGCCAACTCCAAACATATGAAAAAGTATCGAAGAACCTCCGTAGGTAATAAATGGCATTGGCACACCTGTTGCAGGAACAGAGGCTGTAACAACTGCTATATTCAAAATAGCTTGAATAGCAATTATGCTTGTGATACCAAATGCCAGAAGTAGTCCAAACCTGTCAGGTGCATGAAGAGCAATAACAATACCACGCCAGATGAAGAGTATAAACAACACTATTACAAATAAAGCTCCTACAAACCCGAGTTCTTCACATAAGATAGAGAAAATAAAGTCAGTATGAGGCTCAGGAATGTACAAAAGTTTTTGTCTGCTTTGACCAAGTCCCATACCAAAAAGCCCACCAGAGCCGATTGCATACAGTGACTGAATTATCTGGTAACCCTTGTCAGTTGGGTCTGCCCATGGGTTAAAAAGCGCTTGGATTCTTTCAACTCTGTATTCTTCTTTGACTGTAAGATAATACAAAACTGGCAAAGCCAAAAAACCAATTGTCACAAAGTAGCCTATGTTAAGCCCCCATGCAAAGATCATTAGCATTGCAATAGCAAGTATTAAGATAGATGTACTCATATTTGGTTCTTTGTATATAAGCATAAAGTAAACTCCACTCAAAATCATGGATATAACAAAAACCCTAAACTTTGATTTGGTTTCAGCTGTATTATCAAAATAGCTTGCAAGCAGTATCACAAGAGCATACTTTGCAAGTTCTGATGGCTGAAACTGGACAGGTCCAATATCAATCCATCTACGTGCATTGTTTACAAGTTTACCTATACCAGGAATCAAAACGAGTATAAGGAATATTACTCCTATTATATATAAGATTACCGATAACTTTTTAAGAATTCTATAATCTATCTGACTTGTTATATACATAACTACTATGCCCAAAATAAGACCTATTAATTGCTTTTTTAGAAAGTAATAACTATCATTGAATTGATAGTATGCATAGTAATAACTTGCACTAAATATCATGACAACTCCAATTAGCGATAACAAAAGAGCAATGTATAAAAGTGGATAGTCAATCATCTTCCTTTCCATTTATCTTTCACATCCCACAAACAGACTTCAAAGCTCATTCACATATTGTTTGAAAAGCCTTCCTCTCTGTTCATAGTTTTCAAACATATCCCAGCTTGCACACGCAGGCGAAAGAAGGATTATGTCACCCTCCTTGGCGTCTTTATAGCTTTTTAAAACTGCCTCTTTTAAATCTTCTACAAATTCAAAATTGAAGTACCCTATTTTCTTGAGGTCTTTTGCAATCTTTTCTTTTGTTTGACCAAGTAAAAATACCTTTTTGACCTTCTGGGAGATTAATTTTGCAAACCTCTCAAAGCTTTCTCCTTTATCATAACCACCTGCAATCAAGATTATTGGCGAGTTAAAAGCATTTAAAGCTTTCGAAGACGCATCTGTATTTGTACCCTTTGAGTCGTTATAAAATTTAATCCCATTTATTTCTCTAACAAACTCTATCCTATGCTCTACTCCTTTGAACTCTTTCAGTACCTTTTCTAAAACATTCGGTTCAATGGCAAAAGGCAGTACACAGGCAATTGCTGCAAGTGCATTTTCTAAATTGTGCTTACCCGGGATAAATATGTCATTTTTATTCATCACTTTTTCTGCTTTGCCACAAAAGTTATAGTAGATATAATCTCCATCCACAAAAACACTATTTTTTTCTTCTAATTTGTTTTTTGAAAATGCTATTACTGTCCCTTTTGCATCCCCTACTAAATCCCTTGTTATACTGTTGTCCATATTGAGCACAGTAAAGCCTTCTTCATCAACATTCTCAAATATCCTCATCTTCGCCTTTATATAGTTTTCCATGTTTACATGCCTATTCAAATGGTCAGGTGTTATGTTTAAAATGCACGCAACTTTGGGTTTGAAATATTTTATTGTCTCTAACTGAAAACTTGAAACTTCAATGACAAAGATTGTATCAGCACTTGCATTTTCTATGCAGTCAATAAATGGTACACCAATGTTTCCACATACAACCACATCATCATAAGCTTCTTGTAAAATTCTGCCTACAAGTGTGGTTGTTGTGGTTTTTCCGTTTGTTCCTGTTATCGCAACTATGTTTTTGCTTCCACAAAATCTATATGCAAGTTCAAGCTCGCCAATTACCTCAATGCCTCTTTTGTGAGCAAATAGAATATACCTTTTTGTAAGCGGTACACCTGGACTTACAACAACTAAGTCTACTTTTTCTAAAACGCTATCAGGCAAATATCCAAAGAAAAGCATCTCTGCAAATTGCTGTAGGATCTTTATATCTTCAGGTCTCATCTCATCTTCTTTTTTTTCATCAAAACCAATAACATAAGCACCATGTCTTTTTAAAAACCTTGATGATGATATTCCACTTTTGCCCAGTCCAACTACCAAAACATTTTTTTTGTTTAAATCCAATTTTAAAACCTCCAGTTTTATATTTGTAGAATTGCCAGAGCCACTAAACAGAATATAATTGTAAATATCCAAAATACAACAACAACCTTTGCCTCATCCCACCCCAAAAGCTCAAAGTGATGATGCAAAGGTGCCATTTTGAATATTCGTCTTTTTGTAAGCTTATAGTATATCACCTGTAAGATGACAGAAATTGCCTCTATGATATAAAGCCCACCTATAATCATCATCAAAATGGGCTGTTTTAGCATTACAGCCACTGCAAAAACTGCCCCACCAAGCATCAGCGACCCTGTGTCTCCCATAAACACCATTGCAGGATGTGCATTATATCTTAAAAACCCCATACAACTTCCCACAACTGATCCGCTAAAGATTGCCATGTCATGTTTTTTTGAAAAGATTGAAATAATGGCTAAAAACAGACCTACAATGAGAGTAACACCACTTGCAAGCCCGTCAAGCCCATCTGTGAGGTTAACAGCATTTACAGTAAATACCATTAGAATTGACATGATGGGTATATATGCCCACTCCAAATCTACATACCTGTTCAAAATAGGTATGTAGACATCAGTACCTAAATACTTTTGCACAAAATATAAAAACGTTATGCTAATCAAAAACTGCAAAACAAGTTTTTCGCGTGCACGCAAACCCAATGACCTTTTTAAAACAACCTTTATAAAGTCGTCAATAAATCCAATTAGTCCAAAGGCAGATGCACAAGCAAGCGGTGCTCCTATTTGCGGATACTTTTTATAAAAAATTAATGAGGTTATCAGAATACTTAATAAAATTACAAGCCCGCCCATAGTAGGAGTACCACTTTTTTTATGGTGAGTCTGTGGTCCATCGTCACGAACCACCTGCCCGCATTTTAAGTATCTTAAAAATGGAATTGCAACTGGCATTACAATTAGTACAATCAAAAATGAGATTATAATTGCAAGTATTGTCTCAACGTCAAGCATATTTTTAAAGCCCCCTGAGAAAGTTATCTACAAGTTCATCAAGCTTTACACCTCTTGATGCTTTGAATAGCACAACTGATTCTTTTTCCAGTTCTTTATGAAGAATATCAAGACACTCTTCTTTTGATACAAAATAGGATTTAATCTTGCCGCTTTTTCTTATTTCATCAAATATATAAAAGGCATCTTTCCCAGTGCAAATGACAACATCAACTGGTTTTGAAACTATGTAACTGCCAACCTTCCTGTGCTCTTGTTCAGAAAAACTACCAAGCTCTAACATATCGCCAAGCACTAATATCTTTTTGCCTTTAAAATTACATATGCTATCTATTGCAGATATCATTGAATGTGTACTTGCATTGTAGGTGTCATCAACAACTGTAACACCATCTTTTTTTATTACTTCAAACCTTCTTTTAAGCCCACCTTTTTTCAGTATCCCCTTCTCGATCGCTTCTTTTTCAATTCCTAAAATCCTGCCAACTGCAATTGCAAAAAGTGAATTGTATATATCATGAAAGTTGAAACTTTCTATAAAGTACTTATAATTATCCACCACGAAGAAAAATCCATTGTCTACTTTTTGAATATCCATTGCCCTAAAATCCGAATCATTTTCAATACCAATTGTTATAACCCTTCTTTTGAGTTCCCTTTTATGCAAATGTAAAATGTCATTATCATTGTTTATAATAAGTATTCCATCATCTGGCATACCATCTTGTATCTCAGACTTTGCAAGAAAGATATTGTATCTTGTTTTAAGATTTTCAATATGTGCAACTCCTATATTGGTAATTATTCCTATATTAGGCTTTGCAATTTTTGAAAGAAAAGATATTTCTCCAAAATTGCTCATGCCCATTTCTAAAACTGCTATTTTTGTTTTATCTGGAATATTTAGTATAGAATATGGAAGTCCTATATGGTTATTGTAATTTCCTTGATTTTTATACGTTTCATAGGTAGTACTAAGTACGCTGTAGATATACTCTTTTGTTGTTGTTTTGCCTACACTTCCTGTAATTCCAACTACAGTAATGTCCTTTTTCTTTTCTCTATAAGCTTTAGCCAAATCCTGCATAGCTTTTAATGTGTCAGCTACTTTCAGATAAGGGCAACTTTTTTTTGGCTTGATATCCTTTTGTGTAAGAAAACAAATTGCACCATTGTCAATCGCCTCGTCAATAAAATCATGGGCATCAATCTTGCTGCCCTTTAAAGGAATAAACATCGCATTTTTCCCAATATCTTTGCTGTTAATCGAAAAGCTCTCTATTAACATATCCTCTTTGAAATTCTCAACAGGAACACTTAAAAGCCTTCCAATTTCGCTTAAGAAAAAGCTCATTCTTTTAGCTCCTCCAAGATACTTTTCACAACCTCTCTCTCGTCAAAGTGGATAGTCCTGTCTTTTAGTATTTGGTAAGTCTCATGCCCTTTGCCCGCAAGGACAATAAAGTCGTTCTCTTTAGCATTTTTTATAGCATATTTGATTGCTTCAAATCTGTCTGGAATAACCACATACTCGGCATTTGTCTTTTGCAACCCAACAAGGATATCTTCTATTATCTTCAGTGGGTCTTCTGTACGCGGATTGTCAGATGTGACAATCACAAAATCAGCCATTTTTCCAGCTATCTCACCCATAATCGGTCTTTTTGTCCTGTCCCTGTCTCCTCCACAACCAAAAAGAAGTACCTTTCTTCCTTTTGCAACCTCATCCACAGTTTTCATCAAATTTAAAAGTCCATCTGGTGTGTGAGCATAGTCAATTACAATTGTAAATTTGTCGTTTGACTCAACTATCTCAAACCTGCCGGGGATTGCCTTGACAGATTCAAGTCCTTTTTTGATTGTTTCTAAATCTATTCCAAGTGAGGCTGCACAAGCAGCTGACGCTAAAGCATTGTAGACTGAAAAAATGCCAGGGATGTTAAGGGTAATTTGCTGTATTTGCCCTTTGCAGCAAAGATCAAATTGGTTTTTGTTTACAAAAAGTTTTATATTCTTTGCCATTACATCCCCGCTACTTTCCTTAGCATAGGTTATTGAATCAGGGTATATACTGATAATCTTTCTCCCCCACTCATCGTCATTGTTTACAACTCTTTTTTTACTCATCTTAAAAAGTTTCAATTTAGCAGCAAAATAGTTTTCCATTGTCCCATGAAAATCAAGATGGTCCTGAGTTAGATTGGTAAACACTCCGACATC is drawn from Caldicellulosiruptor naganoensis and contains these coding sequences:
- the sigE gene encoding RNA polymerase sporulation sigma factor SigE; translation: MEFRSRLLNYVLGLLKKLGFQLSDSQITELFYVGGCETLSPPLTPEEETEVLNKIHYEGKEELKKVLIERNLRLVVYIARKFENTKVNLEDLVPIGTIGLIKAINTYNPHKNIKLATYASKCIENEILMFLRRNSHRKLELSIDEPLNIDWNGNELLLSDVLGTDTEGVYSSIENNIEKEALLKAIQKLPKREKRIVELRFGFGDEGEKTQKEVADCWGFFKVTSHVLRKRLLQGLKKNWQRLYKMKITFRIIASLTVNNKP
- a CDS encoding sigma-E processing peptidase SpoIIGA, whose translation is MRYIKFKINDAEYNCIAYVDTGNNLREPFSGRPVVIIEKDLLNENCKQADISAQNLENLQKQLGNRIVLIPYNSIGQEHGVLVGVIPDEFYISDNKSTWTKKDVAIALYDKKISSRYSTLLGPDLI
- the ftsZ gene encoding cell division protein FtsZ translates to MISFDTEKMTVAQLKVIGVGGAGNNAVNRMIDVGVSGVEFIAVNTDKQALQRSKAHYKIQIGEKITKGLGAGADPEIGRKAAEESKEDIAQVLKGADMVFITAGMGGGTGTGASPVVAEIAKELGILTVAVVTKPFKSEGAKRRINAEKGIEELKKIVDTIIIVPNDRLFMLSTNKSLKISDAFRMADDVLRQGVQGISDIILNPGLINVDFADVRAIMMNKGYAHMGIGKAKGDDKVLKALEQAINSPLLETSIKGAKGVLVNYTGNPEELLLDEIEKANELISSEADENVNFIMGIVFNEEMKDEVQVTVIATGFDSIEENQQSQQSSKISSSKVGNLQSLFQDDDIFEIPIFLKNKK
- a CDS encoding sigma-E processing peptidase SpoIIGA; amino-acid sequence: MIIYADVYVLENLVINYFILLTTAYFTKTNVNSFRILLGSIIASIYSLLQFYPLMQFLYSVFGKMVVSVLIVYLTFWPKEFLVFLRQLLSFYLVTIMFGGMVFFLYYITKDTFVVGIQIKLKNVLIALGCSLIVLKLSYELIVKRIIQRIPYEIHKIQDK
- a CDS encoding small basic family protein; this translates as MVVLILALVIGILIGMFIPVSIPQDYSSYVAVGLLAALDSIFGALKSTLKGDFKIDIFISGFVGNTLIAMLFAYLGDKLGIPLYQAAVVAFGVRIFQNFGEMRRVLLLKNKSLTKEENKND
- a CDS encoding cell division protein FtsQ/DivIB, whose translation is MGRLVRKIIVLLLLVLITLVFVFRLDYFNVKEFSIHNLKRVKKDDIIKILQQYQNQNILSINTKEIRQKLLENPEIEDIRITRRLPNVLVLEIYEKETIGLIKYLNSYIEIDKNGYVIRIEGDLPKKTIVFEGLKVNEAMVGKKLDVEDHLLLDEGLQVASSLKNFDVFRKFDVDHVVVLLKNINNVELKMDKLLVKVGDISEIDYKLKLLKSVYDKLPKRIEGTITLNSNGIATFSPNTEEEN
- the sigG gene encoding RNA polymerase sporulation sigma factor SigG translates to MNKVEICGVNTSTLPVLSHEEKVELLKRMKNGDKEARKQFIEGNLRLVLSVVQKFANRGENLDDIFQVGCIGLIKAIDNFDISQNVKFSTYAVPMIIGEIRRYLRDNNTMRISMSLKDTAYKALKIKEKFISQNNREPSLEEIAKELSISKEDLVFALDSIQEPISLYEPVFQDSTDTMYVVDQVSDQKSCESVWLEEISLKDALSRLTKREKEILYLRYYKDKTQMEVATIVGISQAQVSRIEKSAIGHIKKYI
- a CDS encoding DUF881 domain-containing protein, with the translated sequence MKLKVKKPTGGQIATAILLLILGILISMQIKSVKQSNELKNLEKARAIELAEQINQLRKENSSLRAQIYELESKIKEYQDSAASISKTTELLKDELDKVKILAGLTDVEGPGIIITLDDSKLPATPNVDPNSFLLHDSDILQVINELRAAGAEAISINDQRIVATTEIRCAGPTISINNTRYSAPYIIKAIGDPKILKNSLMMRGGIIDLLKEFSIEVKIEEASNIVIPRYTGTLKFNYAKIKSEGS